aaTTCTGTAACGCCCGGTGGTCAACTTTTGTTAACCGACGAACCTTGTATAAGAATACCTTATGTTTTAGGTATAGTCGTAGGTATAATTgtggtttttgttttaatcatttGGATAATGATGAGAGTAAAATCAGCAATATACGTATTGAATAATGTACCCGAAaagaaagaagaagaaaaagaagagAAAAAATCATCAGAGATACCAAAAGCATAATCAACACATCATTACAactcaatattgtaaaatataaaatttttttattaaataaattgtatatacgtattataacattatatatttttaaattttatactaaatagttaaacatttttgttcaacatttaataaaaatcatttttttattttaataaaatattttacaaaaacaaaaaaaaaataaacaatatttaattaaattatgaatacgacagatattatattatgtattttatcaaaacatgATAAATgacgacattttaatattaaaaaaaaatacaataccgGAATTGCCGGTGTTAAAAGTTAACGTTATTCAAATGCGCACAATTTACAAgtaaatcgtttttcttttaaacatttattcatatttaaatcattaggtATGCATGATAGTCCTACCCAACGACAACACCGATAACAATGTAACCATTCGGTTTTTACGtgattatcatataaattactacaatataaacacatatataACAACgcgtttgaatttttaataattaattgttttaaaaaaatcctgTATTCCGAAGGATTAAATTCGTCGTTAATCGTAACTATTTTTGAATCCGATTCTATTTGTTTCAAACGAACAATCatcatttgtacataatataaaacataaactccacaattataattatctgtTTGTATTGGAATTTTTAACGCACTATTCATAGGTTCCAAGTACAATTCCGGAAAGTTATTGTTCTTGAGCAATGTAGACGTTTCCAAAGTGTGGACACGATTAATAAACATACAAGTATGCGCTATCATGCTCATGATACTGTTgaaaaattttcgatttttagcGTATGGATTTTTAGGGTCTATAATCGTGCAAGTTAactgtttgtaatttaaaaaagctATAATCCAATGAATTCGGTCGATATTTATTGGAACAATGAGGACAGTGTCTTCGTGTATTATAAACTTTTCGCTGTTTATCCAAGGATCTGGTGTTTGTTTTGCGGATAAAAACGCTGAAATCAATCCGCACGACAATGTTGCAAATGAAAACTTTTCTATTTCCGATGACGTATTTTGTAAACTTGAAacgttaataaatatatctatgcACGTgtctatgataaaattatttaaccaatTGTAATTTGTCAAAGTATCAAAATCGTCTATATTCAAAGTTTTCGTCGAAAAATCTATGACAgactgatgattttttttttcttgttgttTTTGTCGTCGTAGTCGTTCTAAAGATATTAAATCGTGACATGTATCGTACACAGtcattgtgtattttttttgaatcggcatatcgatatttttataataattaatatcttttGGAAGACCATTATGCGAATATAGCGGAATTTTAGCAGAAACGTTCACGTTAAACGGTTcggaatacattatattttttaacgccaTTTTATGTTTAGAATTATACGTATTACGTGCCAATCTTTGTGGCGTAGAAACAATACaatcatgatataatatcaacgaATATGATATAACGACTATACAAGAAATTATTAtcgataatagtattaatacactcgtatattttttcattgttgtggaaaaacaatcaattaaagagtttacaattattattataattttatattactaaaacCCTATCAGTACTTTaatctttttttgttattgtgcGAGGGGAGGGGCATcagtatacacacatatatatatatacgagtgtGGGTATGTGCGTACGTAACacaagtttctttttttttttgtatataaacagCTGAAGagactttataaatattattgtcaaagaAAATAAAGTCTCTCAAACCTTATAAGTTGCGTTTTTAAACGcggtacatttaaaattacaaatagttgatattaatttacattttaaaaacaacgataagtattatttttaaaaatgaatttaaacaaTACAACTACAAATGATTCATCAATCGAACCTACAACGATTGcaaatactactactactacaacaacaacaacaacaacaattgcTGTTATTCCAACGGTCGTAAACAATAACGGTATTTTGGCTGGTGTTTCGAAaattatggtaaataataaattaaaacgtacTCGTCAAAGCTTTTTAGTAAAACCGTATTCAACTAAACCGTATCCTATggctaaagaaaaaaaagaattttcttCCGACCGATTTAAACATTCAAcaagattaaatattttgaaaaattttttaataaaactcgataatcataagaaaaacaattcaaatGAAAATCGTTCGGTGtctaaaaaaaaggtaatagaGAATTGGACGGTCAACGATCAAACACtattttttgaagaaaatccaaattTGTTAAGATttaagaattttcaaaaatttataacaaattttgatatttcaaaAGTTGAAAATCATGTAACCAGCAGTGTATGGTTTTTGAATGCAAATTTTTGTCCTGTATGCATGgattcaaatattgtaaaaaagttttctaaaatcaatcaTTGTCAACACATCATATGCAAAGAATGtttagacaatataatatctctTAGTACGACGGTTTTAAGCACTTGTCCACAATGTCGAGGCGATATAACAAGTTACGAAACGTATGACGCAGATAGAGCAAGTTtagagtataaaataaacgtatCCCCTGTTCGTaacttttctttaaaaaaacatcTCATAATACCTTCGACAATTAGAAGTTATAATACCGATTTATTTTCGTTTGAACCAATATCCATAATCCCAGAAAATTTTACTGCAAATTCGTTACAACTTCGAGCCGTtggatttttattgattaatgaaataattcaaaaatttgcagaaatattgttaaaattgtgtAATTGTACGGTACgtaatgtaaaatttatattacaaagaataaaaaatctattcaaATCTCCAAAAATGGCAGTAAACGTTTATATATTAGCTGACGaacaattttatagaaaatttcCCGTAAACGTCGTCCCCTTTATGCGAGCTTTTATGTGGGTTcttaaccataaaataattctaaattattacaataaaactgTCGGtggaattgtatataatttaataaatgttcgtGAAGAATTTATACATGTACACAATTGGTTAGTAGATTTTTCAAGAATAGACCGAGTGCGAACGTTAAACGATAAATTGAAATCTTTTCGCGCACAAGACATACCTCTTTCGATATTAAGAccggataatattattgataattatttaatgaatatacataatttataatatttttatgtttgtatttttttttttttgttaaacgtATATAGTAACGTATATAGTAACGTAATAgtaacgtttttattttgtttaaattttatttttttttttagaaaatatgattgtaatatattgtactttttttttataaaacacaaataaaaattaataataaagatctgtaaaaagttgtatttttttcgttattgtttagtaaaaaaaaaaaattatatatatatatatatatataatgtacaatatgttTGTAACACGttgatttattagaaataaaacgtataattaTATCGCTTTATTCAGAATATAGtagtattgaaataataaaggtaaaaaattttaatgagtaTTACGTAAACAGTACTACTAATTAGCAAAATAAtgagtttattattttcaacaaattttgTACCTCAAACATCTGAAAGTAGTGAAAATACATATTCTGTTATTCAAATACGTTTAAACCCTGATCTTGACGTCCAAACCACAATAAATTTCATAGATactttacaattaattaaagaCCTAGAAATctcaatagaaaatataaacaaacacgTAACGGAGTTTCGAACAAACATTATTACCGTTCAAAACCGTTTTTTGGATGCGTATCAACATAAGAAAGTTTCCACACAAATTCAAGAAAAACTAGACGTGTCCGTAAATATTACTAAACAAATTTTTTCAGCAGTAGATTTttggataaatatttataacgattGTGTAATAGACATTTACGACGCTATTCGAGCGTACGACCgtgtaaaaaatgatttaataaaattgcaCCATGACATAGAAACTAAACAaaacaatgaaaattattttaaattattagaatttgacaaaaaacaaacattgaTGAACcgtataaaaaaagaaactgaaaaactttttgaaaaagACCAACGTTTACATAACCACGTTAAAGAACTTGTAACTCTTGTGAAAGAATTCAATCGGGGACAcataccaacaaataaaatatccggtaattatgtaaatatttacgcTATAAACGACGTAATGAAATCCGTTTctggacaaaatattatacctttagAAATTTTAATCGCAGGCATGTACCAATATCAAACtgacgataaattattaaatagtgtatACGGTTTAAATATCGATACTCGTAAATGGAATAACGTCAAACCTGATACATTGTCGgatataaattttcaatctaaCAACACGACAACTTCTGCCGAAGAAATAACGAAACATATAATAACGGATTTTAACGacgttaaaaataaacttgaCAAATTTTCGGCTATTGCCAGTTATGCTAATAATACTTGTTCGCAATTATTTGGTAACAAAAATAATCCACCTTTGCCCAATACTGATTTACATTCCCACCAAATACAAGAAATTTGTAAACTTGTAGTAAATCATATATTAGACACGTACATGAAAGATAAAAAACCAACAATAGTCgaaaaaaattctatacaaaaaacatcaccaccaccaccaccaccaccaccaccaccaccaccaagtaTTGACGACCGCCAACCAAATCGTAAAATTATTACAGCAAAAAAACCGTCAACAATTAAAATCCAAACGATGGACAAGGCTGCGGtagaaactttaaaaaataaaataaaacaattagaaATGGAAATACTTGGCTTGAAAGAGAAACACAGTAGAGAGCAAACAGAAAAGAATGATTTAATAAGAGCAATAACTGTAGATTTAGacaagaatgaaaaaaaatatgacaattCTGAGCTGCATATGCAAGAACGTAACAGAGAGAATTTAGAAAAGTTCGCGGAAGAACTCAaggtgaaaaaaaatgaaatacaaaaattaaaagatcaATTATCCGATACACGACAGAGTTTAGATGGTTGTAACAAAAATCGTTTAgaacaaaaacaaatgtattcgGAAAAAATTCAAgatttagaaaaacaaataaaagagttacaaaatacaaatgtaacgGTGTTGCAAAATTCCGAAAATTCAaagattattgaaaatttaaatatagaattggtacaaacaaaagaaaaaatgacaAACGACGAAATGATATCAACACAAACTATAtcacaattacaattatttataacgcAGTTACAGCAAACCATAAGTGAATTAGGTGATAAAATTGCAAAAATTTATGAAAGACCAGAATTTAATCAACATATCGAGCTTATAgaaaaattgataaacgaaCGCGATGCTCttcaggaaaaaataaataacacaaacgAATCTATGGATTTGGACCAATTAGATGTAAACGCTGTGGCACATGAATTGTCAACATTCGATTCGGACATGTTTAATAACATTTCCATGTCTTTACCACCAGTACAGCACGGTAGCCGccgtaaaaatgaaaataaaatttctttacaaaaattaatagaagACTTAATGAATCAACACCAAGAATACGAATCTTataccaaacaaataataattatgctgtTAAACTATATTGAAACTGATCCGAACGTTTCAAAAGTTTTTGAAGAACCTTTAAAAGCGTTATATAAGGCACGAGTAGCTTTGAAAAAGACTCACACCCGGGTAATAGGAAAATTAAAGTTTCTACAGggtaaattgtttgaaaaacaaaaaaaattcaagaaaaaaaatatacgtaaaattaagaaattttatttacacaattcTGACAATTCGGAAAATGACGAAGACGACGCCGACGTGGATATTGAAAGCCAACAGTCGgaaattttacaaattgaaaacaatacTGATAGACAACAACAAGGATCTAGTTTACAACCGCAACATATTGAACTATCACCAACTTTATCGTGGCCTATTTCAGTAGAAAATGATACAAATTTCAATATCGCAGACGTTGCAAAAACATGGAAATTTAATAACGAcagtgatgatgatgatgatataataactgttaataattcaaataccgAAAACGCACAAATCGCACACCGACAGCATATTGAATCTAATTTACCGTTAATGCCAGAAACAACATTGTTACCaatttctgaaaacagatttgaaaaCGCAATTTCCTTATTTTTAAACTCTGATGAAAATATCGACGATAACATAAACATACAAACGGAatctaataatatcataccgTCAACAATGTctgaaaacgaaaaaatagaaattaatcaaaatattgtaccACAACAGGAAA
This genomic window from Metopolophium dirhodum isolate CAU chromosome 1, ASM1992520v1, whole genome shotgun sequence contains:
- the LOC132947400 gene encoding uncharacterized protein LOC132947400, translated to MNLNNTTTNDSSIEPTTIANTTTTTTTTTTTIAVIPTVVNNNEFDKKQTLMNRIKKETEKLFEKDQRLHNHVKELVTLVKEFNRGHIPTNKISGNYVNIYAINDVMKSVSGQNIIPLEILIAGMYQYQTDDKLLNSVYGLNIDTRKWNNVKPDTLSDINFQSNNTTTSAEEITKHIITDFNDVKNKLDKFSAIASYANNTCSQLFGNKNNPPLPNTDLHSHQIQEISKKPSTIKIQTMDKAAVETLKNKIKQLEMEILGLKEKHSREQTEKNDLIRAITVDLDKNEKKYDNSELHMQERNRENLEKFAEELKVKKNEIQKLKDQLSDTRQSLDGCNKNRLEQKQMYSEKIQDLEKQIKELQNTNLQQTISELGDKIAKIYERPEFNQHIELIEKLINERDALQEKINNTNESMDLDQLDVNAVAHELSTFDSDMFNNISMSLPPVQHGSRRKNENKISLQKLIEDLMNQHQEYESYTKQIIIMLLNYIETDPNVSKVFEEPLKALYKARVALKKTHTRKFYLHNSDNSENDEDDADVDIESQQSEILQIENNTDRQQQGSSLQPQHIELSPTLSWPISVENDTNFNIADVAKTWKFNNDSDDDDDIITVNNSNTENAQIAHRQHIESNLPLMPETTLLPISENRFENAISLFLNSDENIDDNINIQTESNNIIPSTIPLDTALLIPTEPSDLNLPILSDDDQPMSDVSDLPSESSNVNDIAVETCKRKVGSDLCLDISENEQANHIPKMRSIVYNEKNNKKKSLITAEQEEKNKILKLWDNDYSNTDSDTNSSLSSISTNQSNLQRQSFKNIAMPAIIEETNFNDIPVKCFTNYDDFLNFVKLQTVAPPETEYPPVNNTWPFEYNNDALTCNEKEQLCDLTMKDYINETSKEITSLNRLVSIFNVISHSWVYDDITALFIHTIAARIARHLKSHMLPEVFTQDLERMKVLKMQSTSFGNTKLGAKLIPTACEKAWKPLRFTMIITQGDEKGMAAKSKLLYLGYYSSMTTSLLTVAAMFYAIPNVNKIISCPAINE